In Candidatus Binatia bacterium, the DNA window TCTTGGCCCGCTTCATGGTCCTTCCTCCAGCAATCGCGGAACGGCTTCTGAATTATCATACACCGTCCATCGATCGGCTAAAAGTCGATAGATATTTTGGAAGTTACTCCAGCTTCGGGTGTATCGCCGGAGAACGTCGGCGCGCGGCACGTTGTGTCCGCCGTGCTTGACGCGCATTGCGATCCTGCGAAGCGCAAGGTTTGAGGACGACAAGCGGAGATAGACGATTTCGATGTGGTACCCGGCGGCTTTCCAGCGCTTCAAGCGGGCGAGGTATCCAAGACCGCTTAACGTGCTCTCGAAAGCAAAGTCCAGGCGCGCCTTCGCGAGGTGATCGAGCTGCT includes these proteins:
- a CDS encoding zeta toxin family protein; this translates as MSKSPVKSPVCVIIAGPNGAGKTTFAREYLPKDADVIHFVNADLIAGGISPLRPELAALAAGRLVLKQLDHLAKARLDFAFESTLSGLGYLARLKRWKAAGYHIEIVYLRLSSSNLALRRIAMRVKHGGHNVPRADVLRRYTRSWSNFQNIYRLLADRWTVYDNSEAVPRLLEEGP